TCTAATTCTTTTAAAAGTTCTTTATCATTTGTTGCTTTTGCGCGTTTTGATATTCTATTAATAACATTTTCGATTGTTTGTAAATCAGCTAATATTAGTTCTAAATTAATAGTTTGAAGATCATCAAGTGGGTCAATTTTATTATTAACATGAACAATGTTATTATCTTCAAAACATCTAATTACATGAATTATACTGTCAACTTCTCTAATGTTTGCAAGAAATTTATTTCCTAAACCTTCACCTTTTGAAGCACCTTTAACAAGTCCTGCAATGTCAACAAAATTAAAAGTTGCATGTACTATTTTTTTTGTATTATTTAGTTTTGCTAATTTTTCTAATCTAATGTCGTTTAACTTAACGTTTGCAATATTTGGTTCAATTGTAGTAAATGCATAGTTATTAGCTTCTACTTCATTTAAAGTTAAAGCATTAAATAATGTACTTTTTCCTACATTCGGTAATCCAACAATTCCTGCTTTCATAATTTGTCCTTACTTGTGATACTTAATATTATTTTTTATAGCATGTGCTCGGTAAATTTGTTCAATTGCCATCACTCTAAATAACTGATGCGGAAATGTCATTTTGGAAAATCTAATTTGATTGTTAAAATGTTCTTCAACAACACCATTTGAACCACCAATTATAAAAGTAATGTTATCTGTGTGAGTTATTAATTCGCTAAATTGCTCTGAAGAATATTCTTTTCCATTTAATCCAAAATAATAAACTAATGAATTTTTAGGAATTTTTTTTAAAATATTTTCTGTTTCTTTTTGTTTTTTTAATTCAATGTTTTGTTCATTAATTTCTTTTATTTCTATGACATTAACATCTGCTAAAAATTTTAACTTTTTTAAATAAGAATCAAAGAGATTTTGAAAGTCACTTGTTAGACTTCCTACTGCAATTAAATTTAATTTCATTATTTTTTTCTTTGATCCATATAAAACATTAACATTTGAATATCAGCTGGGTTAATTCCACTTATTCTTGAAGCTTGACCAATTGTAGTTGGTCTAATTTTTGATAATTTTTCTTTAGCTTCGTATGCTAAATTTTCAACTTCAAAATAATCAATGTTTTCAGGAATATTTAGACTTTCTAATCTTTTCATTTTAGCTGCTTGATTTAATTGTTTTTCAATATAACCATATAATCTAACATTGATTGCTAATTCATCAAAATATTTAAAATCTTCATCAACTAAATCACGTGGATTTACATCTGGTCTTGCTAATAATTTTAAATAACTAATTCCGTGTTCAACATTATATTTTTTACCTAGCTCACTAGTTGAACCAACAAATTTGTTTTTAAATTCTTCAATTTTGTCATTAATTTGTTTATATTTTTCTTGAATTTTATTATATTCTTCTTCTGTAATCATATTATTATCATATGCATATTTTGAGATTCTTTGATCAACATTATCATTTCTTAATAATAAACGATATTCAGCTCTACTTGTTAGCATACGATAAGGTTCAGCAGTTCCTTTTGTAACTAAATCATCAATTAACACACCAATATACGAATCACTTCTATCTAAATATAGAGGTTCTTTATTTTGTAAGTAGTTTGCTGCGTTAATTCCTGCTACAATACCTTGTGCAGCAGCTTCTTCATATCCACTTGTACCATTTGGTTGCCCAGCACTAAAGAACCCTTTAATTCATTTAGTTTCTAAGTTTCTTTTTAAATCAAGTGGGTTTATTGCATCATATTCGATTGCATAACCATATTTTTGTACTCTTGCATTTTGAAGACCTGGAATAGTTCTTATCATTTGATCTTGAACCTCTACAGGCATTGAAGTACTTAAACCGTTTATATACATCACATCACCTTTTTTTGTTTCAGGTTCAAAAAATATGTGGTGTGAAATTTTTTCTTTAAAACGTACTATTTTATCTTCAAAAGATGGACAATATCTTGGACCTGTACCAACAATAAGTCCACTATACATACTTGAACGATTTAAATTTTTTAAAACTATTTCTCTAGTTTCAGCTGTTGTATGTGTTAATCAACAAGATGTTTGTTCATCTAAAACTATTCCACTTCTTGAAGAAAAAGAAAGTAAATTTTTATCTAAAGTTTCTTGTTCAACTTGGCTAAAATCGATTGAATCAGTATAAATACGACAAGGAGTTCCTGTTTTTAATCTTTGTAATGTAAAACCATATTTTTCTAAATTTTTAGATAAATTTACATCTGTTCTTTGACCGTTAGGACCTGATTGTTTTACATCTTCACCTTGTAAAATTCTTGAATTCATATATACACCAGTTGTCATTACAACAGCATTTGCATATAATAATCCATTGTTTTCTGTTTTTATACCTTTTATGGTTTTATCTTCTACAATTAAATCTAAAACAAGATCTTCAATTAAAGTAATGTCTTTTTGTTTTACTATATCTTCTAAAATTAATCGACAATATTCATCTTTATCTATTTGTGCTCTTAAACTTCAAACTGCTGGTCCTTTTGAAGTGTTAAGAACTTTTATTTGAATCATTGCTTTATCTGCAAATAATCCTTGTACACCACCTAATTCATCTATTTCGCGGGTGATTATTCCTTTTGCACTACCACCAATAGATGGATTACATGGCATCATTGCTAACTTGGTTTTATCTAAAGTAACTAATGCTACTTTTAAATTTCTTTTTGCTAAAGCATAAACAGCTTCAACACCTGCATGTCCACCACCAATTACAATTGCATCAAATTTATCATTAGTTTTCATCTTTTATTTTTTTAAGAATATTTTCGATTCTTTGGGCTTGATTTTCCAATTTATCAATTGTAAAGTGAATTTCAGGTAATCTATGGTATTTTCAACTTTTAGAAATAACACTTCTTAAAAAAGGCGACATATTTACTAATTTATTAAAATATCTTTCCTTATCTTTGAAAATTGTTACATATACTTTAGCGTGTGAATCATCATTTGATAATTCAATATCATTTATTGCTACATTTGTAACATCAAAATCTTTTAAATCGTATAAAGCATTTGATAATAATTGTGTAAATAAACTTGCTTTACGTTCATGTTTTATATTATTCATCTTCTACTAATACATCCTCATAAAATCTTAAAATATCATCAACTTGTATATTATCAAAATCTTTAATGTGTGTACCAAATTCAAAACCATTATCTACTGATTTTGCATCATTTTTTTCTCTTTTTAAAGAGTCAATCACACCTTTATAAACTACTTTGTTTCTTCTTATAACTTCAACTTTAGCATTAGCTTTAACTTTACCACTAACGACTTTAGCTCCTGCTATTTGACCTACTTTTGAATAGAAGAAAATTTGTAAAACAACTGCTTCAGCAATTTGAACTTCTTCATATACAGGTTCTTTAAACCCTTTCATTTTTTGGGTTAATTCTTCAACAATTTTATAAATAACATTGTAATTTTTGAACATTATATTTTTTGAATCAGCATAACTTTTAACTGATTCATTTATATTAACATTAAATCCATAAATAAGTGCTTGACAAGTACTTGCTAAAGCAACGTCAGCTTTTGTAACATCTCCATTAGTTGCTCTAATAATTTTTATTGAAACCTCATCATTTGTTAAATTTAACAATGTATTTTTTATTGCTTCAGCTGTACCTTGTACGTCTGTTTTAATAATTACATTTATAACTTTGGTTTCTTCATTTATATTTGTTAATTGAATATTTTTTTCATTTAATTCTTTTTGTTTGTCAAGGAATTTCTTTTCTTCTGCTAATTTTTTTGCAAATTTTTCGTCACTTATTCCTACAAATTTATCTCCAGATTGAGGGTTTGAATTTAAACCTGTAATAACACAAGGCATTCCAGGAGTTGCAAATTCAATATCGTTACCTTCAGTATCAGTTAAACTTCTAATTTTTCCATATTGACTACCTGCAACAATAAAATCACGAGGTAATAATGTTCCATTTTCCACTATTAAAGTTGCTACAACACCTTTTCCTTTATCTAGTCTAGATTCAATGATTGTACCAATTGCTTCTCGGTTTCAAACAGCTTTTAAATCTAACATTTCTGCTTGTAAGAAAATAGCTTCAAATAATTGTTCTAAACCATCACCAGTTAAAGCAGAACCATAAACAAATTGTACGTCCCCACCTCATTCTTCACTGATAACATCAACTTCAGAAAGTTGGCTTTTTAATTTTTCTACATCTGTATTTGGTTTGTCCATTTTATTAACAAAAACAATAATAGGTACACCAGCTGCCTTTGAATGATCAATTGCTTCAATTGTTTGTGGTTTAACACCATCATCTGCTGCAACAACTAAAATAACTATATCAGTTACTTTTGCACCTCTTGAACGCATTTCAGTAAATGCTTCATGACCAGGAGTATCTAAAAAGGTAATAGATTTATTATCATATTTAACTTGATAAGCTCCTGTATGTTGAGTAATACCACCAAATTCACTTGAAATAACGTCACTTTTTCTTATTTTGTCAATTAAAGTTGTTTTACCATGATCAACATGACCCATGATTGTAACTATCGCTGGTCTTGCTTCTAATTTTTCATTTTCTGTATCGATAATTAAACTATCAACAACGTTTTGAGCATTAACGTTATCACTTTTTACAAAATCTAATCCGAATTCTAAACATAGTTCAGCTATTTCTTCTTCATTTAATGTTGTATTAATATTTTTCAAAATTCCTTTTTTGAAAAAGTATGTAATTACTTCATTTGAACTTTTTGTTATTCTTTTACTGAACTCATTAATGGTCATAGGTCCTGTAAAATGGAAAATACCATCTTCTAATTTAACTTCTGATTTTTCTAAATGAGTTTTAATATCATTTATATTTGACTTTCTATTTGATTTTTTTGCCATATTCTCACCTCTTCTTCTAATTTTTTATATGTTTCAGCATCAATATTCATTTTAAAAGCTTTATTTAAAAGTCGTCTTTTAAAAAATATATCAATGTTGTTTTGATCGTTGAGACATCAGCTACCACGTCCGCCTAATTTGTGTTGTGGATCAAAATATATATTTTTATTTATTTTTGCAAAACGAATCATTTTATCTTGATGATAAGTTAATCCATTTACGCAGTTTTTTCTGTATTTTATTGGTTTTGACATTGATTATTCTTCATCTCACTTGATATCGTCTAAATCTAAGTCTTCAATTCCTTTTATTAAGTCTTTATCTTCGTGGAAATCACTTAATTTTGTTTTAGCTATTTGTTCGTAATCTTCTTTATATGATTTTGAATAAGGTTCATCAGCATCAACATTATCATCTAAAACATCAATAGCTTCTTCATCCATAAATTTTGTTTGTTTAATAGCTTCTTCTAATTCTTTATCTATATTAAAAGTAGAATTTGAATTTTGTGAATCAAAAACTCTGCTTTCAAAAAGTTTAGCATCCTCTATTTCAAATTCTGATTTGAATTTTTGAA
The nucleotide sequence above comes from Mycoplasma zalophi. Encoded proteins:
- a CDS encoding 23S rRNA (pseudouridine(1915)-N(3))-methyltransferase RlmH; its protein translation is MKLNLIAVGSLTSDFQNLFDSYLKKLKFLADVNVIEIKEINEQNIELKKQKETENILKKIPKNSLVYYFGLNGKEYSSEQFSELITHTDNITFIIGGSNGVVEEHFNNQIRFSKMTFPHQLFRVMAIEQIYRAHAIKNNIKYHK
- the mnmG gene encoding tRNA uridine-5-carboxymethylaminomethyl(34) synthesis enzyme MnmG → MKTNDKFDAIVIGGGHAGVEAVYALAKRNLKVALVTLDKTKLAMMPCNPSIGGSAKGIITREIDELGGVQGLFADKAMIQIKVLNTSKGPAVWSLRAQIDKDEYCRLILEDIVKQKDITLIEDLVLDLIVEDKTIKGIKTENNGLLYANAVVMTTGVYMNSRILQGEDVKQSGPNGQRTDVNLSKNLEKYGFTLQRLKTGTPCRIYTDSIDFSQVEQETLDKNLLSFSSRSGIVLDEQTSCWLTHTTAETREIVLKNLNRSSMYSGLIVGTGPRYCPSFEDKIVRFKEKISHHIFFEPETKKGDVMYINGLSTSMPVEVQDQMIRTIPGLQNARVQKYGYAIEYDAINPLDLKRNLETKWIKGFFSAGQPNGTSGYEEAAAQGIVAGINAANYLQNKEPLYLDRSDSYIGVLIDDLVTKGTAEPYRMLTSRAEYRLLLRNDNVDQRISKYAYDNNMITEEEYNKIQEKYKQINDKIEEFKNKFVGSTSELGKKYNVEHGISYLKLLARPDVNPRDLVDEDFKYFDELAINVRLYGYIEKQLNQAAKMKRLESLNIPENIDYFEVENLAYEAKEKLSKIRPTTIGQASRISGINPADIQMLMFYMDQRKK
- the rbfA gene encoding 30S ribosome-binding factor RbfA codes for the protein MNNIKHERKASLFTQLLSNALYDLKDFDVTNVAINDIELSNDDSHAKVYVTIFKDKERYFNKLVNMSPFLRSVISKSWKYHRLPEIHFTIDKLENQAQRIENILKKIKDEN
- the infB gene encoding translation initiation factor IF-2; this encodes MAKKSNRKSNINDIKTHLEKSEVKLEDGIFHFTGPMTINEFSKRITKSSNEVITYFFKKGILKNINTTLNEEEIAELCLEFGLDFVKSDNVNAQNVVDSLIIDTENEKLEARPAIVTIMGHVDHGKTTLIDKIRKSDVISSEFGGITQHTGAYQVKYDNKSITFLDTPGHEAFTEMRSRGAKVTDIVILVVAADDGVKPQTIEAIDHSKAAGVPIIVFVNKMDKPNTDVEKLKSQLSEVDVISEEWGGDVQFVYGSALTGDGLEQLFEAIFLQAEMLDLKAVWNREAIGTIIESRLDKGKGVVATLIVENGTLLPRDFIVAGSQYGKIRSLTDTEGNDIEFATPGMPCVITGLNSNPQSGDKFVGISDEKFAKKLAEEKKFLDKQKELNEKNIQLTNINEETKVINVIIKTDVQGTAEAIKNTLLNLTNDEVSIKIIRATNGDVTKADVALASTCQALIYGFNVNINESVKSYADSKNIMFKNYNVIYKIVEELTQKMKGFKEPVYEEVQIAEAVVLQIFFYSKVGQIAGAKVVSGKVKANAKVEVIRRNKVVYKGVIDSLKREKNDAKSVDNGFEFGTHIKDFDNIQVDDILRFYEDVLVEDE
- a CDS encoding YlxR family protein, with amino-acid sequence MSKPIKYRKNCVNGLTYHQDKMIRFAKINKNIYFDPQHKLGGRGSWCLNDQNNIDIFFKRRLLNKAFKMNIDAETYKKLEEEVRIWQKNQIESQI